One window of Salminus brasiliensis chromosome 16, fSalBra1.hap2, whole genome shotgun sequence genomic DNA carries:
- the ankrd34ba gene encoding ankyrin repeat domain-containing protein 34B — MNGAQVVHTDSNSLLKAVYLSRLRLTRLLLEGGAYINESNERGETPLMIACKSRQTDHQGVPKAKMVGYLLENGADPNIQDKSGKTALMHACLEQAGPEVVSLLLASGADPCLKDHMDSSALVHAIHVSDEETLKLLMEACKARGKEVIIITTDTLACGRQMAKQYLKVPPLGTTDQWGKMNFSSIPCASPSEIHLSTSPQGTVSSSSTEPMFSFQDLQSMTNSQPTSPSHHPPLVHGKVNKLHHLQRLHSEPWLKIPQSFLTQQRDKCSFPMEELPDITPEEELSFRMNRIAFGSPLSRHCSIDLKEATSSTQTLLQDSKARDGSCLRPEEALSRNMSFDGLSSLHSHSHPNLHSKSSTEVIATEKDPEKSLPNLAVSSLCNIIQRRRLGMDHYSSDSQLSVSGNTPEERKRQLERRQLVSSRSSTLIGSRESLDNTSLVYTQKKYPNNLERRGSGALLMDHTSHPRPGFLPPLNQHTPISQIAGACSSNALCASNKPTCGLVTGIMPYLPSAPTGFPKDLKTRRMLMRRHSMQTEQIKQLGDFKDILGH, encoded by the coding sequence ATGAATGGTGCGCAGGTAGTCCACACAGACAGCAACTCTCTCCTCAAAGCTGTTTACCTGAGCCGACTCCGTCTCACACGCCTTCTCCTTGAGGGTGGGGCTTACATAAATGAGAGCAATGAGCGTGGGGAGACACCTCTAATGATTGCCTGCAAAAGCAGACAAACTGACCACCAGGGGGTTCCAAAGGCAAAGATGGTGGGGTATCTGCTGGAGAATGGCGCTGACCCAAACATCCAAGACAAGAGCGGAAAGACTGCATTGATGCATGCCTGCTTAGAGCAAGCTGGACCTGAGGTAGTGTCCTTGCTCTTAGCTAGTGGGGCTGATCCCTGCCTAAAGGACCACATGGATTCTTCTGCTCTGGTCCATGCCATCCACGTCAGTGATGAGGAAACACTGAAGCTGCTAATGGAAGCCTGCAAGGCTAGAGGTAAAGAAGTCATTATCATCACTACAGACACACTTGCTTGTGGAAGGCAGATGGCCAAGCAGTACCTTAAAGTTCCTCCACTGGGAACAACAGACCAATGGGGTAAGATGAATTTCTCTTCAATACCTTGTGCATCTCCTTCTGAGATTCATCTTAGCACATCACCCCAAGGAACAGTCTCCTCCAGCTCCACAGAGCCTATGTTCTCGTTCCAGGACCTACAGAGCATGACCAACTCTCAGCCAACCTCTCCATCTCATCATCCACCTCTGGTCCATGGGAAAGTGAACAAGCTTCATCATCTCCAGAGGCTACACTCAGAACCTTGGCTGAAGATACCCCAATCCTTCCTAACACAACAGCGAGACAAATGCTCCTTTCCAATGGAAGAGCTACCTGATATAACACCTGAGGAAGAGCTTTCTTTCAGAATGAATCGAATAGCTTTTGGTTCACCTCTATCGCGCCACTGCAGCATTGACCTCAAAGAAGCAACCAGTTCAACCCAGACCTTGCTTCAAGACAGCAAAGCAAGAGATGGTAGCTGTCTAAGACCAGAGGAAGCACTGTCTCGTAACATGTCCTTTGATGGTTTGTCTTCACTGCACTCCCACTCTCACCCAAATCTTCACTCCAAAAGCAGTACAGAGGTCATAGCAACAGAGAAGGACCCAGAAAAGTCTCTTCCTAATTTAGCAGTGTCCAGTCTCTGCAACATCATCCAGCGTCGAAGGCTTGGAATGGACCACTACAGCTCTGACTCCCAGCTCTCAGTATCAGGAAACACCCCAGAGGAACGGAAAAGACAGCTTGAGAGAAGGCAACTTGTGAGCTCACGCTCCTCCACTTTAATAGGCTCACGAGAGTCTCTTGACAACACTTCGCTGGTGtatacacaaaaaaaatatcCAAATAACCTTGAGCGCAGGGGATCGGGTGCTCTTCTCATGGATCACACTTCTCACCCTCGGCCAGGATTCCTGCCACCACTGAATCAGCACACTCCAATCTCTCAAattgctggagcatgcagtTCCAATGCTCTTTGTGCCAGCAACAAGCCAACTTGTGGTTTAGTGACAGGGATAATGCCCTACCTCCCATCCGCTCCAACTGGCTTCCCAAAGGATCTAAAGACCAGGAGAATGCTCATGAGAAGGCACTCCATGCAAACTGAGCAAATCAAACAGCTAGGTGATTTCAAAGACATCCTTGGCCATTGA